ACACAGTGAAGCGCTTGTCGCAATGTGAGCACTtgtacggtttctctccagtatgaattctctggtGTTTTTTCAAGTCGCAGGCTGCAGTGAAGCCCTTTCCACAGTCAGAGCACACATGATCTTTAACACCAGTGTGTGTTTTCTCATGAGCTTTCAAGCTGTTCAGCCatgaaaaactctttccacagcaACACAAGTACGGCCTTGCATGAAGATTCAGATGCTTTCTTAGAACTGATGCTGAAATAAAACTTTCACCACACTGATCACAGTGAAAAGGCTTTAGACCAGAGTGAGAGAGTAGATGATCTTTGAAATTGGTTAACCATTTAAAACTCTTGCCACACTCAGGATATGTaaaaggcctctctccagtgtgagttCGCATGTGGTTATTAAGATTGTCTTTACGtgcaaaactttttccacactgagtacatgtgaaaggtttctctccagtgtgagttTGCATGTGGTTATTAAGATTGTTTTTACGtgcaaaactttttccacactcaGGGCATGTaaaaggcctctctccagtgtgagttCGCATGTGGTTATTAAGATTGTCTTTACGTGCaacactttttccacactgagtacatgtgaaaggtttctctccagtgtgaattctcaagtGCATCTCAAGTGTGTGTTTACgtttaaaactctttccacattgagagcaggtgaaagaGTTTTTGTCCTCTGTTGTTTGAGTTTGGTTTTGTGTTTCTCCACTTAAGAAATGAGGCTTCTGATCCTGATGTTCCTCCaccacttcattcagttcttggcTTTCTTCTTTCACTTTTATGAAGTCTAAAAAAAGGAACATTTTCCACATTAAATCAGTACAAATTAAATCAGGACAGAATGTGAAACAGACATCAAGTATCAATTTGTGGTGATTCTAAATAGGAAAATAACTGATGTACAAAGTTATGTCCATTTAGATGCATTTTGTATATTTTCTAACTTCTAAATCTGGTGAACTGCATTTTGTTACATTAATGATCCTCAGCAGTAAATAATGAAGGATCAAGAATGGACACCAACCTATTTGTTCCTCGGTATCTTCATGTTTTATGTTGTATGGCTCTAGATAACTCATGTCTTCTTTCTCCTCTTTAATAAACTCCATCTTTTCCATATTATATCACACAGATTTCAGTTGTTACACCTGGAGATCTTCCTGCTGGTCTGAAGAACTTCTCTTGTAGGATGATGGGAATATTCACAGTATTTATTGGTGATTTGTTGTGGGAGTGGCTTCAATGAAGGTGTGAATTGTTACTGCTGTGATGTTTGGAGGCCCAAAGAACCAGATCtgcacaaatgaaaaataaataggtTACTGAATTTATATTTCTATACTAATTAATAATGTATAGgctgtatttttctttaatttaatcaCAGTTCTCATTCTCTGTCATGTCTTGCATTATCTCATTCTTTTAGAATTTCtcatttaatatgtaaatttATTTAATCACACTGTTTGGTTCAAACTTGAAAAAATACCCAAATCCTAACAAGGAAAACTGGAAACAGATAAATGtaaaagatgaaaataaaaaaataaatatagattgTGTTCCCCCTGTAACCAACAAATAATATGTTCAATTATCTCAATGATGTTCCTGAAGACACAATGAAATGTGCTTAATGTGGCAGTTTACAGGCGATCATAGACATCACCATAATGAATGAGGTGAAAACAGTGAACTATTGCTGTGAAATAAAGAGGctttataaagcagcataaaggtgATGGTCTGTTATTGATATTAATGAAACAAGTCTTCCAGGATAATCAGGATAATTATCCGATCATTCACACTCAGAGAAAAGGTACCGTTAAGGTACAAGGGTCGTCACTGTGGTGGTACCCTCAAGGGGATCTTTTTTGTACCTCTAGTTAAAATCTACAACATGTTTTGGGTACAAAATTGTACCCTAAGGGTCTATTGTGTAGCTTTATCCATTAGGGTACAAATATAAACCCAAAACACCCCAGTGTCAGCTTTGTGCCATAAGCAGTACCTTTGTTActtgaaatatatacagtattatgaaaaaattatagaagaaaaaaatctgagtCTCTAATAACAGGTGAATTCCACCTCCAGTTTGCGTCTGTGAtcttttggtgtttattttaCGAAAATCTCCATCCGACTTCTCTTTGTCCTCCGTATAACAagaatacttgccaaataaataaatagatttgttttattatttatatttggcAATCATTAATTATATCATTAGCTCAGTctacttgtagagattgcagaGTTGTTGCTTCTTCCGAGTTGGACATTTCTTATTACAACATGTCACGCATTAAAGTTGAAgtaaaatcttgttttttttgttgtactgGTGAATAAGCATGAACGAATACAACTGCATCACTTTTAAATGATCTACGTAGTTTACTTATGGATGGTATGTAACAAATTattcattaatttgcatataaCAGACCACGAAGGGGAAGTATTTAGTTTTACATTATTGGTGATAAACTGTCattaaaattattgaaataaagcATATAATTTAAATGCTTTTGCAAAATCATTGCTTTCATTATCTTCATGTTGACATGCCCCTACCAACATCACAATGTGGTAACTTGGGTGTCTTCTAGAAATCGGAGTTTCCCACAGGTAAATACAAATTCATGTGCTGAAACTCGTAATTACAATATTTCAGAAGCAACTTGAAGAGAGTAGATGATTTCTGAAAGTGGGTGCCCATttcaaactctttccacacttaGGGAATGtaaaaggtttttctccagtgtgaggTCTTAAGTGTTTCTTATACTTTTATGATGTctaaaaaattacatattaaatCATTACAAATCAAATCAGAAGAGAATGTGAAACAGATTTTAAGTATCACTGTTCCatgttatttgtatattttcagcTTCAAAATCTGGTTAAGTTTTGGTACATTAATGTTTTCAgtagtaaataataattaatcagtAATGGACACCAACCtatttgttcctcagtatcttcatgttttATTTGCCCATATGATTATTAAATAAGGTTCTTGATGAAACTTGCTGTTAGGTGAAGGATCCAATTTACTGATTAAGTTGATCTTTTCTTGAGTGCTGGTGGTGtcgtggctaaagcacagggctgttaatcagaaggtcacaggttccttgagtaaggcacttaactccaggttgctccggggattgtccctgtaataagtgctctgtaagtcagctttggataaaagcgtctgccaaatgcataaatgtaaatgttcttcaaaacacatgaaacattatAATAAGTATCTCTAAAGTATACCTTCTTATGTTTACACAGAGTTGTTGTCACAGttgtttaaaatgactttttgagCTGTTTCCATCTCTTTGCGATTGTCCAAGAGAGAGATGGATAACATCAATGTTCGTTTGCTCTTCCTTCCGGATGTCTTCCTCGAATATTGCCACCTTCATTTCtcaacaacctgaatattgagacCTGAATTTAATGACCTGAAATCCACCAACTCAATATTAATACTTGAATTTCACTACCCAGGGCTCAACGCTAAGGATTTTTTATACTGGCCCGGTCAGGCAAGTGCTTCAAATTTTGCCCTGCCAAAATTTTTACTagccccaaaacaaaaatgaaaaatagctgATACGTCATGGCTTAAAAATATTGTCCAaagctaaatattttatttatttatataaatatatatataaaaaaacacaggtggtgaaaagtttggaataatgtacagattttaatcTTACATGGAAaaggaaaaggtcatgaggcatcagtgtattactccctgttaattcagagtctgggggacggagcctttacttctctcaagagagtctgggagaaagatttcaacttggtatcggaggagggagtgtgggctaagattcttaaaaacattaagtctgcatctagagatgcaagggtgcgtcttatgcaattacattttttttttaatcgattttattggaccccctctagattgtataggcttggttatAAAGACACAGTCACCTGCTGGCCATTCGGAGGATGGAGGcatggcccatgttttttggtggggTGTCAAGAACCAGAAattctggttgaaggttcagaattTTGGTATGACAGGCACTCGGTTTCGTTTTGCCCCAAACTTTGTGTTctgggcgatggggcggtcatcaatgtGGGGGATAGTCATATAGAGAACTGGTTTTTGACCTGTGTGATGATCACCAGGCAGCTTATTTTGAGGGGTTGGGGGTCAGCTGGTGCGCCCCATATCCGGAGTGGTGCATGAGATAGGGAGGGTGGCGGCTTCTGAGGTGTCATTGGGAAGACGGGGTGACTTGGATTTGTTCGGAAATGGGGCAGGTATTTGGAGTTTTTGAGGGCTCTCGGGTGGGGCGTGGAGagagtagtgtagtatagttGTAAGTGAGTATGATTATTATAtaagaaatgatgacagaatttagttttttggggtgaactgttcttttaatgtACTCTACTTGAGCAATAACTCAACAACTAACACGCATTCCAGCTTGACTGATTTATAAAATCAAATTTTCACACTTATTTTATTTGACACATTACACAGTTATTTAACTCTACACAGTAACTACACAGTAATATTTAATTCACAAGAAGTTCAGCTTCTAATATTtcagtcttatatatatatatatatatatatataatttttttcaacaattatgaataaaacatttaaatgatccCTACAGGCTTTGTTTTGTGTACTAGTAATGTGAATTCCTCAAATCTTCATTGCACGAACAAGTCAAACTTCACCACCtctatatgtataatatgtaatatataactACATATTTGTGTTCTCACACTATTTACTTGAAAGCATTAACCCTGATAAAGAGCATCTTTGCTCAGTCACAAGGACAATGTGTTTTAATGAGTGCAAATACCCCTTAATTTGGTGAAGCTCCTCCCACATGGAGAGCAGTGGtctggtttctctccagtgctcTTATTAAGTGTTCTTCAGTATGAATTCTCTGGTGCCGTTTCAAGCTGTTCGGCCatgaaaaactctttccacaaaggGAACAcatgtaa
The nucleotide sequence above comes from Xyrauchen texanus isolate HMW12.3.18 unplaced genomic scaffold, RBS_HiC_50CHRs HiC_scaffold_365, whole genome shotgun sequence. Encoded proteins:
- the LOC127642084 gene encoding gastrula zinc finger protein XlCGF8.2DB-like, which produces MEKMEFIKEEKEDMSYLEPYNIKHEDTEEQIDFIKVKEESQELNEVVEEHQDQKPHFLSGETQNQTQTTEDKNSFTCSQCGKSFKRKHTLEMHLRIHTGEKPFTCTQCGKSVARKDNLNNHMRTHTGERPFTCPECGKSFARKNNLNNHMQTHTGEKPFTCTQCGKSFARKDNLNNHMRTHTGERPFTYPECGKSFKWLTNFKDHLLSHSGLKPFHCDQCGESFISASVLRKHLNLHARPYLCCCGKSFSWLNSLKAHEKTHTGVKDHVCSDCGKGFTAACDLKKHQRIHTGEKPYKCSHCDKRFTVSGNLKTHERVHTGEKPYKCSQCDKSFAHTGPLKTHQRVHMDRN